The following are encoded together in the Chaetodon auriga isolate fChaAug3 chromosome 6, fChaAug3.hap1, whole genome shotgun sequence genome:
- the LOC143322546 gene encoding ras-related and estrogen-regulated growth inhibitor-like protein, with the protein MELSGPTAVPLKMDANIVVMGTESVGKSALTVRLLTRRFIGEYGDIESIYSHSFMVEGREITLNIWDSPYSGDLSAETSLFQKKVQWADGYILVYSICDRASFNMVGRLIQTIKSSRDYLSADKVPIVIVGNKRDLHHRRTVQSEEGWLLALKTDCHFYEVSVAENYHSVLMVFHGLVDRMKDAKLTAKRPLGFKGIVKSMSAVFARRRTDSF; encoded by the exons atgGAGCTGAGCGGCCCCACAGCTGTTCCACTGAAAATGGATGCCAACATTGTCGTCATGGGGACAGAAAGCGTCGGGAAATCAG ctctGACTGTGCGCCTCTTAACTCGGAGATTCATCGGAGAATATGGAGATATCG AATCCATCTACAGCCACAGTTTTATGGTCGAAGGGAGGGAAATCACTCTCAATATTTGGGATTCACCTTATTCTGGG GATTTGTCTGCGGAGACGTCCCTCTTTCAGAAGAAGGTCCAGTGGGCAGACGGCTACATTCTTGTCTACAGCATCTGCGACAGGGCCAGTTTTAACATGGTCGGCAGGCTCATTCAGACCATCAAGTCCAGCAGAGACTACCTGAGCGCCGACAAAGTGCCCATAGTGATAGTGGGAAACAAGAGAGACCTGCACCACAGGCGCACAGTGCAGAGCGAGGAGGGCTGGCTGCTGGCTCTCAAAACAGACTGCCACTTCTACGAGGTGTCGGTGGCCGAGAACTACCACAGCGTGCTCATGGTGTTTCATGGACTGGTGGACAGGATGAAGGACGCCAAGCTGACCGCCAAGAGGCCTTTGGGTTTCAAGGGCATCGTGAAAAGCATGTCCGCAGTGTTCGCCAGGAGACGGACAGACTCCTTTTAG